One window from the genome of Candidatus Eisenbacteria bacterium encodes:
- a CDS encoding FlgD immunoglobulin-like domain containing protein — MRSTMLLRLRLSPLLVALALCAGASTAAGAGFWGQDFNISGGDVNETLTGLTGQRFAAVDDSNNLYIAFHDNRHKTGNDDNFEIFFRRFVFNFGSPSITRVTNAHNPSRNVAIATRNWGQTDPGTVADSGRLYLAWQDARLFSIPLSGPPKSFTIFFRTFMSRGGEGFGPEIQVSPYDSLNVADPPVTACGDSSRVWIVYPKGENLGTNTNLYVAVYNALTRTMGPEQLLVSGAPKATLPSIAASKDGVVHVVWSDNRVGGVNQIWTKRFVPGSGWTTEQQLVFSTGVSTAANLIASYSGKVHMVWQDTRDGNNEVYYKEYVPGTGWDPVDVRLTTQVNTQREAQIDADPMDNLYVVWTDQRNGAANQDIFYRERMGGLWQPEMSLVGAGTDTTNQVQQFPGITHDGTGKSYVTWTDWRLPASSGRNKDVFYKEGIGVVTSVEATPAPTFSKLLRNYPNPFNPLTKIAFRMERDAQVSLRVYDIQGRLVRSLVDDYLAAGPRVVEWDGADDQGHPVASGTYYLRLQGGGKYLSRAVNLLK, encoded by the coding sequence ATGCGCAGCACCATGCTCCTACGGCTCCGGCTCTCCCCCCTGCTCGTCGCGCTCGCGCTCTGCGCGGGCGCTTCGACTGCGGCCGGCGCTGGTTTTTGGGGTCAGGACTTCAATATCTCCGGCGGGGATGTCAACGAGACGTTGACCGGATTGACCGGGCAGCGGTTCGCGGCGGTGGACGACAGCAACAATCTCTACATCGCGTTCCATGACAACCGCCACAAGACCGGGAACGACGACAACTTCGAGATCTTCTTCCGGCGGTTCGTCTTCAACTTCGGTTCCCCGTCGATCACGCGGGTCACGAACGCGCACAATCCGTCGCGCAACGTAGCGATCGCGACGAGGAACTGGGGTCAGACCGATCCGGGGACGGTCGCCGACAGCGGCCGCCTCTACCTGGCCTGGCAGGATGCGAGACTCTTCTCCATCCCCCTGTCCGGTCCCCCCAAGTCGTTCACGATCTTCTTCCGCACCTTCATGTCCCGGGGCGGCGAAGGCTTCGGACCCGAGATCCAGGTGTCCCCGTACGACTCTCTCAACGTGGCCGATCCTCCGGTCACGGCCTGCGGCGACTCCTCGCGCGTGTGGATCGTCTATCCGAAGGGGGAGAACCTGGGCACGAACACCAACCTCTACGTCGCGGTCTATAACGCGCTCACACGCACGATGGGTCCGGAGCAGCTTCTCGTGTCGGGCGCGCCCAAGGCCACCCTTCCCTCGATCGCGGCCTCCAAGGACGGAGTGGTGCACGTGGTGTGGAGCGACAACCGGGTCGGCGGAGTCAACCAGATCTGGACCAAGCGCTTCGTTCCGGGCTCCGGCTGGACGACCGAGCAGCAGCTCGTCTTCAGCACCGGCGTCTCCACGGCGGCGAACCTGATCGCGAGCTACTCGGGAAAGGTCCACATGGTCTGGCAGGACACCCGGGACGGAAACAACGAGGTCTATTACAAGGAATACGTCCCGGGCACCGGATGGGATCCCGTCGACGTCCGCTTGACGACCCAGGTCAACACCCAGCGGGAGGCCCAGATCGACGCCGACCCGATGGACAACCTCTACGTCGTCTGGACGGACCAGCGGAACGGGGCGGCCAATCAGGACATCTTCTATCGCGAGCGAATGGGGGGTCTCTGGCAGCCGGAGATGTCTCTGGTCGGGGCAGGCACCGACACGACGAACCAGGTCCAGCAGTTCCCCGGCATCACCCATGACGGAACCGGCAAGTCCTATGTCACCTGGACCGACTGGCGCCTTCCCGCGAGCAGCGGCCGGAACAAGGACGTCTTCTACAAGGAGGGGATCGGGGTGGTCACGTCCGTCGAGGCGACCCCCGCGCCGACCTTCTCCAAGCTCCTGAGAAACTACCCGAATCCATTCAATCCCCTGACCAAGATCGCCTTCCGCATGGAGCGGGATGCCCAGGTGTCGCTCCGCGTCTACGACATCCAGGGAAGGCTCGTCCGTAGCCTCGTGGACGACTATCTGGCCGCGGGACCGAGAGTTGTGGAATGGGACGGTGCCGACGACCAGGGTCACCCGGTCGCTTCGGGCACGTACTATCTTCGCCTTCAGGGAGGAGGGAAATACCTCAGCAGGGCGGTCAACCTGCTGAAATGA
- a CDS encoding T9SS type A sorting domain-containing protein, with translation MYRVQRSLRTQHGFAAIALIVLAALAPSTSWASFEKTVAKDWKDIFSVGPRPDFTPSAVETTIKHRVFYSDIEGSTSGWNVVNWRQGQPKGWNIVSGAHSCVGNAWWCGATGFANGDGYDNNWVQILKTNVPINLAGTSGNTLTFKHRMQSEYAYDWGWVMIRDGNPASAWDTLGSYSGNFGSSCQNVSINIPNSWTTRPQPVQLQFLFGSDLTVSTADSADAFTGWSIDDVKITASGNNVRFFDDMESGPSQWTAFSANPGAWWHVEGGPETTPTADCFFLFTNVWVPFQGAISGVVPDFTDAMLTTPHMDLEGVFRGGVSTLRLQFDQWVDLPTENGMYWSLWIQGSNDLVSWTPWRNALNPLVFSGGTPQCQENAFINFDPYNTNRTGVQPGTKYIRLGFRLRDEKQVSQEGAVLRQGFLTEGIYFDNIGVYYVYTITGVEPVNGVPRHERAALSKIFPNPFNPSTTIEFSVPSSGPALVQIHDVQGKAVATVVRESLAAGVYRVRWDGRSDEGRELSSGVYFARLESPGGRDSKRLLMIK, from the coding sequence GTGTACCGCGTACAACGATCTCTCCGCACGCAGCATGGATTCGCCGCGATCGCCCTGATCGTTCTGGCGGCGCTCGCGCCGTCGACTTCCTGGGCCTCGTTCGAGAAGACCGTCGCCAAGGACTGGAAGGACATCTTCTCCGTCGGTCCTCGGCCCGATTTCACCCCCAGCGCGGTCGAGACCACGATCAAGCATCGGGTCTTCTACTCCGACATCGAGGGGAGCACGTCGGGCTGGAACGTCGTCAACTGGCGTCAGGGTCAGCCGAAGGGCTGGAACATCGTCTCGGGCGCCCACTCCTGCGTCGGGAACGCCTGGTGGTGCGGGGCGACCGGCTTCGCGAACGGGGACGGCTACGACAACAACTGGGTCCAGATCCTCAAGACCAACGTTCCGATCAACCTGGCGGGAACCTCGGGCAACACCCTGACCTTCAAGCACCGCATGCAGTCGGAGTACGCCTACGACTGGGGCTGGGTCATGATCCGCGACGGGAATCCGGCCTCGGCGTGGGACACGCTCGGGTCCTACTCGGGCAACTTCGGCTCCTCCTGCCAGAACGTGTCGATCAACATCCCGAATTCCTGGACCACGCGGCCGCAGCCCGTTCAGCTCCAGTTCCTCTTCGGCTCGGATCTCACCGTCTCGACGGCGGATTCCGCCGACGCGTTCACCGGCTGGAGCATCGACGACGTGAAGATCACGGCGTCCGGGAACAACGTGAGGTTCTTCGACGACATGGAGTCGGGGCCCTCCCAGTGGACGGCGTTCTCCGCCAATCCGGGGGCATGGTGGCACGTCGAGGGCGGGCCGGAGACGACCCCCACCGCGGACTGCTTCTTCCTCTTCACGAACGTCTGGGTGCCCTTCCAGGGCGCGATCTCCGGAGTCGTGCCGGACTTCACCGACGCCATGCTCACGACGCCCCACATGGACCTCGAGGGCGTCTTCCGGGGAGGCGTCTCGACCTTGCGGCTCCAGTTCGACCAGTGGGTCGACCTGCCCACCGAGAATGGGATGTACTGGTCGCTCTGGATCCAGGGGAGCAACGATCTCGTCTCCTGGACGCCATGGAGGAACGCGCTCAACCCGCTCGTCTTCTCCGGCGGCACGCCCCAGTGCCAGGAGAACGCGTTCATCAACTTCGATCCCTACAACACGAATCGGACCGGCGTCCAGCCCGGCACCAAGTACATCCGCCTCGGCTTCCGCCTCCGCGACGAGAAGCAGGTTTCCCAGGAGGGGGCGGTGCTCCGCCAGGGCTTCCTCACCGAGGGCATCTACTTCGACAACATCGGCGTGTATTACGTCTACACGATCACGGGCGTGGAGCCTGTGAACGGCGTGCCTCGTCACGAGCGCGCCGCGCTCTCCAAGATCTTTCCGAATCCATTCAATCCTTCGACCACGATCGAGTTCTCGGTCCCGTCCTCGGGACCGGCGCTGGTCCAAATCCATGACGTCCAGGGCAAAGCGGTCGCCACCGTGGTGAGGGAATCCCTCGCCGCCGGCGTCTACCGCGTTCGGTGGGACGGGCGTTCGGATGAGGGCCGGGAGCTCTCCTCCGGCGTCTACTTCGCCCGGCTGGAGAGTCCGGGGGGCCGGGATTCCAAGCGGCTCCTGATGATCAAGTAA